CCCGGTCGGCCCCGCACGGCTCCGGGAAGCCATGGAGGATGTCACGCTCCATATCGTCGAGCGTCCGTATTCCGGATTTCCCGATGCTTCCTCCGAGGGCCCGGAGCCCACTCAAGGGGAGGCACGGGCCACGGAGGAGCCGTCCGGGACCGGCTCCGACGAGCTGATCAAGTCGGACCAGGTAAACGGTGTGCTGGTGCTGAGCCTTCTGGATAAAATCATCGGCGCCGTTGACCAGATCCAGCTGACCCAAGCCCAGCTGGAGGAGCGACAGGCGGAGATGGAGGGCGCTGTgcagagcatccagggagagctgAGCAAGCTGGGCAAGGCGCACGCCACCACGAGCAACACCGTGAGCAAGTTGCTGGAGAAGGTGCGCAAGGTCAGCGTCAACGTGAAGACGGTGCGCGGCAGCCTGGAGCGCCAGGCCGGccagataaagaaactggaggTCAACGAGGCGGAGCTGCTGAGGCGCCGCAACTTCAAAGTTATGATCTACCAGGTGAGCCCGCGGGGCGGACCGCGCCCAGAGCTGGAGGTACCCCCCACCCCCGCGGCCCCGACCTGGGATCCGGGTGGGGACACCGGGCTGAGGCTCGTCACTCCGCCAGCCCGGCCTGGTGAGAGCAGTCTGGagctcctccctccttcctgcgaACTCAGCTGGAGTGGGGTTCAGGGAGTGGCGAACTCTTGGGGCTCACAGAAGGGTGCACACTGCGCCTTCCTCCCCAGGCTCCTCCCCTCGGTCTCTAACTCCTCGGTCTCTAACTCCTATCGGAAAAGTTAGCGGGCTAGACTTGGGAACGCTGAATACTCCCAGCTTGTATCTGTCAAACGCCTTTCCACTTGGAGGAAGTTtttctggggggagggaggagggaatgcCCGAGGTCCCTGGTGGtctttggatgcccctctgtaaGCAGACACTAAAGGTGAGGCCCAGGGCCTGGGGCCTCCGGCGCTGCGGGCCCGATATAGCGGGTGATTCAGGGCTCAGGCACGCAGTGGCGGGGGCGCCATGCAAGAGGCACCACCGTCAGCCCCCCCTCACCCTATCCCCCGCGCCCCCGCACCAATCTCTGCTACCCACGCACGTCCCCAGGCAGTGATCTGCCCCTGGCCTCCAGTTCCCTGGGGACAGACACCCTGTCTTGCGGTGCGCGGGCGCCCTTGGCGCCTGCTGGAAGCGGGTGGGGCAGATAGGGTGGGCGTTAGAGGTGTAAGCGGgactggtggtggtggcacagtgAATCACCACCCCCGCATGACTGCGGGGGCCGTGTCCTGAGCTCGGAAGCCTGCTGGGAGCGGGTGGGGCAGATAGGGTGGGCGTTAGAGGTGTAAGCGGGACTGGTGGTCTGGGCGCAGTGAATCACCACCCCCGCATGACTGCGGGGGCCGTGTCCTGAGCTCGGAAGGTGCTGGTGGGTGGAGGCTGCTGCACTGAGACTCCACCCGATGCATTCTTTGCACCTTTCTGGGTTCCTCCTGCCTGGGTACAACTGTAGTATCTTAACTTCTAAAGCATCTGAGAGACTCAGTGCTGATTTGTCCCTGTGTTCCCCATCCCTGACTCCTTTGAAAGTAAGGCTGAGCTGAATGTGGAATTAGTACTCTTTCTCAGGGAGGGAATGTGCTTGGCCCTGCATCCTCCTGCTTGGGCCTGGTTGATGCCTCCACTCCTAAGAGGAGTGAAAGCTGTAGGGTTAGTTTATGCTCCTGAGGAGAatggaggatgggggtgggggaaagactAGGTTTCCCACATGCCCCACCTTCAAGGACCTGTGTAAAGGAGCTGTGATCACCACAGTTCTGAGACTTGCTTGATTAGGATGCCCCAGAGTAACCATGGGATTGATGTGAGACGAGGACCTTAGCTTGATTTCCCTAAGAGTACCCGTGAACGACACAGATGGAACAGTGTCTGGGGAAGAACCGAGCAGACTGCATGCTTGCAATGCTTGGTGGTAGGACAGAGGCAGAACAGGCCTGctcccagctcctgcctctacatACTGCTGAGGTACTCTTTCAAGAGGCCTGCAAAAAGCTTTGCCTGGCTGGTGCATACGCATGTGGCTCCATCGTTCCAGAGGCCAAGGCAGCCTGGGACATATAACACAACCCAgtctaaaaacaaataagaaaagctTTGCTTCTCCCATTTATAGCACCCACTGGGTAGGAGAAACGTGTTTAATAGAAAGCTGTTTCCACTCAATCTTTCAAGAGGCCTGCAAAAAGCTTTGCCTGGCTGGTGCATACGCATGTGGCTCCATCGTTCCAGAGGCCAAGGCAGCCTGGGACATATAACACAACCCAgtctaaaaacaaataagaaaagctTTGCTTCTCCCATTTATAGCACCCACTGGGTAGGAGAAACGTGTTTAATAGAAAGCTGTTTCCACTCAATCTAACTGCTTGGAGGCAGGAGGTTTGGGTCCTGCGGGTTGTTTTTGAGACCTGTGTGGCCTTCCCAAGTGATGCTTAGGGAAAGAGAAGTCAGCTAGCTCTCTTCTGTGCTTGTCACGAAGAACTTGGATAGGTGactttctcattttaaatgtCCCAGGTTGCACGAAATGGGGACATTCTCAGCCTGAAGGTAAACCTCCCCGTGCTGAGGAGGGTGATTTTGAGAGAAAGGACAAGTGTTGAGTGGGTGGGGGACTTCTCTGCTGAGGTCAGCGTCCTCTCTGCTCTGTTCCATCTCTAGCATTTGACAGTCATCACTTTCCTGAAGAGTGTGATGGGGTGTGGCACTCACTAGGTGGCTTTGACCACATCTGAACCAAGCCAGTGGGTGAGGAGGGCAGAGAGTTAGGGGAGAATGGCTTGggactgggactggagagatggctcagtcataaACAGTACTGAGTGCCCTTCTAGAGGTGCCTTCCAGTCACCCCCATGATGGCTAAcaataactccagtttcagggggtctaacaccctcttctgcctcagCAAGGGTGCTGCACACATCTTCTGCACAGACataaatacaagcaaaacacacatacacaaaatttaaaaaaacaaataaatcttaaaaaaaaaaaaaaaaaaaaaaaaaaaaaaaaaaaaggcattgctgggcagtggtggtacatgcctttaatcccagcacttgggaggcagaggcaggcggatttacacagagaaaccctgtcttgaaaaacaaaaaaaaaaaaaaaaaaaaaaaaagaaagaaagaaaggagtcaCTTAAGTCACTTAAGTGACAGGGACAAGCTCAGAGGTAAGGACTAGCTTCCAGGACATGGGATGGGGCTCAGAAATGCAGAAGTTCCTGGAGCTGTCTCAAGGGTGTTCCAGGCAGGTGGGGTGAGAGGGTGGAGTCTCCCATGTTGGAGGAAAGCAGCCTGTTCTCCCGGGTCTGCAGAGGTCCACAGTCTGAGAAAAGAATGGGATAAAAATAGCCGTGTGTCTTGGCAGGCCTAATAGGGAAGACTGGGGGCGGCAGAGTTTATGGGAAACTCAGGATAAGGAGATGGccaggcagagagagcaaggcaGGCAGGGTGGAGAATGGAGGGGGGTGGGGATACTGACTGGAAAGGGGCTCTCAGGTTATAGGAGTTTTTAGAGGGGAAGCAGAAAGGAGATTCTATGTTCCCCCTCTAGGTGTGGGAAGTCTTGATGTGGCAAAGGGGATACTGtagaaaaagaaatccaaggGTCTGGgagtctcagtgctgggatcaggaTGGCTGGCCACCCATACCCCATTTCTGTGTGGGGATCCCATGTATGGCTATAAACAAAAGCAAGCAGTTTGGCGTCTCATTCTGTTCTACAGGGTAACAGTTATGGGCAACAGCTAGTGAAGGGGAAAAgtgtattcttttattattattttgttttgttttgtttttgagacagagggttttttgtttgtttgtttttgtgcagccctggctgtcctggaactcctgtagaccaggctggccccgaattcagagatccacctgcctctgcttcccgagtgctgggattaaaggtgtgtgccacttcCTGGGCAGGGAAGTGAAGTCTAAAGGTTGTAGACTGAGGGCCTCTAGGAAGTCTGGGTAGTTTGTGCAGATGGAGGCAGCTAAAACACCGTATAACCCAGGAAAGCTGAAATCCACACAACCTCTTGTACAGTGGTGATTCTGACATCTTCAGTGCTAGATTAGAATCTCGAAGGTGagacaaaatggaaacaaagactCTCTGGAAGTTGTAATTTTTCCAAGCTCAAGCACCCTAGGCAAATGATTTACCATTGCCCTATATCCCCCAAAGGTGGGATAGTTTGGATGAGGCAAAGCTGATACCCTTCGGATATGCTTTACAGGCTTAGGGAGAGGACCCAGAAGCCTTGAAGAGATCAGATTACTCACAGACACTAAACGAGAGGGCTTGCTGGCTTCTCCTCAAAACTTCACCAGCctttaattccttccttcctgtacTCCACGTGAATCACGGGTACCTTTCTCTAGAAGAACCCTAAACCTTTATCTAAAAATACTTGCAACatgttcctcccttcccttttacCCGTTTAGCCTCATCCCTGTGGAGTGTGTCTACCAAGTCTGATggctttgggcttttttttttttttttttttttttttttttttttttttttttttttgtcatgcaATCCAAAAGCAGACAGGGTATTTTTAGGGGCATTCCCAGGACCGAAGGAAATCTTACTATCTGCCCACCTACCACcccattttaaaagtcaaatctGACTATTGTAAAAGTCCAAGCTAAAAAAGGTGAGACAAGGGTATAAAGCCGGCAGCTGGCAGCAAGAGGGGGCAGGGTAGCACGCTGCTAAGCAACAGCCTCAGAGGTGAGGGTAGAGTGGCCCATTTCGGGAGCTTAGGCAGGGTAGCGAAGCCAAGCACAACGCTGCCCATGTGAATATTTCATCCTTCTGTGGCTCTAGCCCTCTGGGCTAGAAGATAACCAGCCTCATCCTCTCCATTGTGTGACTTAGGAAGCTGGGGCCCAGACCAGGGGAAGTCACTTGCCTATTGTCACTTAAGCGATGAAGTAACGGTTAAAACTGGGGCCAGCTGAGTGTGGCAGTGCACAGCTGGACTTCAAGCTCTCTGGAGGAGATGGAAGCAGtattgtgagtttgagatcagcctgggctacttagggAGACCCTctcaaaacaaccaccaccaccccaaacaagCAAACGGGGATAGGAATCTCGCTTTGTTGGCTGGAGTACTTGTTAGCGTGCTACAGCCCTGGACTCCATCTCTAGCACCACATACATTAGCTGGGTgccatgtgcctgtaatctcagtactcgggcagtagaggcaggaggattagaagttcgaGGTCCCTCTCAGCTACATAGccagtttgaggtcaacctgagctacaggagacacTGACTGGGCAAACTGGGCAAGAACCTGGGTATGTTGCTCCTTAGTGGGAtgctctgtagtgtgtgtgtgtgtgtgtgtgtgtgtgtgtgtatacacgtgtgctACGTTGGCTACAAGTGGCCAGCAGTGGAATATTGATGGCCATTAGCGgctgaaatagaattgaagactggTCACCCAGACACACGAGAGCAGGGGAGTGGGGGCAAGGTGCCCAGGTTAAGGAGTAAGCTCCAGGTCAGCCATGGGTGAACCTGGTTTAGGCTCTCTTTCTAGGAGAATCATTTCCTACCCCTGACCTCCCTAGTGTTCCTGCCTCTTCCCCGGACTCTGCAGGCTGGGACCTGTTGCTGCCTTGAAGTTTTACGTGCCTGACTGAACATATCGCTATTGTCTGAGTCTGCTGTTCCCCCCACTATCCCTCTATAAGTTCTGATTGCCCCAAGCAAGAGTGTGAGCTCAATTCTGGAGAGGGTCAGATGCTACCGCTGGGAACCCCAGAGGCCCACCTGTCCTAAGACAGCTTAATATTCGATTCTGATTTCTCTCTGTTATAGTCTCTGATAGTTTAAGCCCTGGGTAGCAAAGTAGGCAGGAGGTAGAAACACAGCCAAAAGGGAAGTAGCCAGAATGTCCCTCTTCTATGCCTGTCCCTTTTCTGATCCAGGGTGGCACCCATGTGCACCCACCCGGCCTTGGGGAATAACGAGAAGGAAGGGAGTGTGTGTCTCTTCCACTCAGACGAACCTTCCTGTTAGGATTTACCAACTGGTCTCAAAACAATTCTTCTCCATGCCTGGCAGCcactctcccctttctctccagcccctcagtagCCACGACCATCTCGTGCAGAAAAGTGGATTGCAATAGAGGGTGTGAACTGAAGGAGAGGACCAAGGAACATtctggaagacaggaaggaggtgGATGGTGATTCAGTTGAAGCTGTGTTTATTGATTCATGGGCTTGGGTTCATCCCATCCCTTCTAGCCCTAGGGCCCTCCTAAAGAAGCGTTTCAAACGTGGTTTCGGCACACCCTAATTCACCCAGGGGCCGCTCCCTCTTCAACCAGACCCCACTCTGCATGCTACAGAGGTCTCTTTCTGTCAACCTCCCTGCATCCTTCCCACGTGCCATTTAAACCCCTTTTCCTCATCTTAGCCCAAGAAGAAGCTGAATGCACCCTCTGGCCCAGCCACACCCAAGATCGTGCCTCTTGACCTCGTGCCTGAGACTGAGCCCTTTCACCTGAAGCCTGAAACAGTGTCTGACCGCCCAGCCTTTGAGCAGATGCCCAGCCCACTGCCCTATTACCCAGAGCCTGGGTTCCGATCCGCCCCAGAAGAGCCAACGGCTGGTGGGAGTATCTAGGACCTCCTGGGACACGGGGCCCTGGGCACAGGCTGTCCCTCCCGGTTCCTACTGGCTCTTCATTTGATGAAAGTCACTGCCTTCACGGCCTGCCCTTTCAAGCTGTTGTCCATTATGGGCTGGCAATGGGTGTTGGAAAATGCTTGTATTCCGCAGTGCTCAGGCAAATGTTGTttgtgtggtgggggtggagggtaaGGAGGGGGGATTCTCCCCTccttgggtggtggtggggatgttTTGCTCTCCCAGTGCTGTGGATGGACCCCAGAACTCcctgcatgctaagcaaatgctcAGCCACAGAACTGtatcccttcatttctttctaagTTGTAGCTCGCCCAGCACCCGACTTGAGCTGCACTCGAAGGCTGAAGGTTGCCTGGCATGAAGCTGCATGAAACTGGGCGTGGTTTCTGgttctctcttccctgccccctcaCTCCCTACCCCTCAGGGACCGGCCAGCTTGGCTCAAAGCCTCTTTGGAAGGGGGGTGCCTTCATGAGGCCCAGGCCTGGGAGTTGTTCCGTGCCCTCTTCACCCACTCCCTGCAGCTGAGGAAAACATTTacgcttacttttttttttttttttttttcattttcttttagaagaTGTTTTGCAGAGGGATCCCTTATGTTTGCCAGATCCTACCTTGGGTGGGGCACTCAAAAGCTGCCAGCTCAGAGAGGCCCAAAGGGAGGACATTTTAGCTGACTCCACGCACTCAGCTTGTTTTCCTTCGTTCTCCACGGTCACCCCCCCTAAGGGACCCCTGTGGATTTTTTCCCATCTTCCTCCCTCATGAAAATCTAATACTACAGATACGCTGTATGATAGTTTATGTTTACAGGATGGTTCTGTGGAGCCATCCTGGTAACAGAGGCCCTGCCACCTTCCTGAGAGTCAATTCTGTTCCTCTTTGGAAGCGCCTTCTTGCCCTGTACACCCAGGGCAGAGGCCCTGGGCTTCTAGGACTCccccttcatttcttcttcataATGCATCTTCTGTACCACAATGTCATCTCTTCTAAATACGCTCTCTAAGCAGATCTTAGGTCTCAGAATCAACGCCAGCGTTTCTGGGCCCTACTGTAGACAGAACTGGTTAGCACTACGTCAAGAGAGGCTCCTACCCTGGACTGGCTAATACTTGTCCTTCTCTCTAACAAATATGAAATGCCAAGGGCATAATGGGTACTcagttatattataattttttttttttcctgagacagggtttctttctctgcacaacagccctggctgtcctggaactcac
The nucleotide sequence above comes from Arvicanthis niloticus isolate mArvNil1 chromosome 6, mArvNil1.pat.X, whole genome shotgun sequence. Encoded proteins:
- the Cavin1 gene encoding caveolae-associated protein 1 isoform X2, with amino-acid sequence MEDVTLHIVERPYSGFPDASSEGPEPTQGEARATEEPSGTGSDELIKSDQVNGVLVLSLLDKIIGAVDQIQLTQAQLEERQAEMEGAVQSIQGELSKLGKAHATTSNTVSKLLEKVRKVSVNVKTVRGSLERQAGQIKKLEVNEAELLRRRNFKVMIYQPKKKLNAPSGPATPKIVPLDLVPETEPFHLKPETVSDRPAFEQMPSPLPYYPEPGFRSAPEEPTAGGSI